In Paraburkholderia caballeronis, the following proteins share a genomic window:
- a CDS encoding carbon-nitrogen hydrolase family protein, with protein MQLELAQIALVDGVIATNLQCVLDLIARRQPGTDLIVFPETTVSGFLNRHNVAQFAEPLDGPSLTRVRDAAREAGVGVAIGLSERDGERFYNTTVLIDERGEIVLRYRKTHLWASDVGVYEAGDRFEVCRFRGLMVGLLICYDIEFPETARAVASLGADLLIVTNGNMDPFGPVHRRAIVARAMENQMFAALVNRYGTGEAGLTFPGESALVDPWGDVVDEAPAAETVLTTRLDRTRLVDAREHYRYLHDARIPLGLRPADDTSTGRAVLIAPR; from the coding sequence ATGCAACTCGAACTGGCGCAGATCGCACTGGTGGACGGCGTGATCGCCACGAACCTGCAGTGCGTGCTCGATCTGATTGCGCGCCGCCAACCGGGAACCGATCTGATCGTGTTCCCGGAAACCACGGTCTCCGGTTTTCTGAACCGCCACAACGTCGCTCAGTTCGCCGAACCGCTCGACGGCCCGTCGCTGACCCGCGTGCGCGATGCCGCGCGCGAGGCCGGCGTGGGCGTCGCGATCGGCCTGTCCGAACGCGACGGCGAACGCTTCTACAACACGACCGTGCTGATCGACGAGCGCGGCGAGATCGTGCTGCGTTATCGCAAGACCCATCTGTGGGCGTCCGACGTCGGCGTGTACGAAGCGGGCGACCGTTTCGAGGTCTGCCGGTTTCGCGGCCTCATGGTCGGCCTGCTGATCTGCTATGACATCGAGTTCCCCGAAACCGCCCGTGCGGTGGCGTCGCTGGGAGCGGACCTGCTGATCGTCACGAACGGCAACATGGACCCGTTCGGGCCGGTGCATCGCCGCGCGATCGTCGCGCGGGCGATGGAAAACCAGATGTTCGCGGCGCTCGTGAATCGCTACGGAACGGGCGAGGCGGGCCTCACGTTCCCCGGCGAGTCGGCGCTCGTCGATCCGTGGGGCGACGTCGTCGACGAAGCGCCGGCGGCGGAGACGGTGCTGACAACGCGGCTCGACCGCACGCGGCTCGTCGATGCCCGCGAGCATTACCGCTACCTCCACGACGCCCGCATACCGCTCGGGCTGCGGCCCGCGGACGATACATCCACGGGCCGTGCGGTGCTGATCGCGCCGCGCTGA
- a CDS encoding helix-turn-helix transcriptional regulator, translating to MALEWSDLAFHREIGAVIEALDGPQFWTRLTRTLERHVAFESWVALRFEPRAAPAVCAESPTPDGAVDLMFRDYLAALYQLDPFYIDACERPVSGFVTLADVAPDNFTMTDYYQRYFQKNIVGDEVHFNCRIDSRQTFAFSLGSTRRFSDRDYAVLAVCAPWIIALMRQRWPHETFDTALAESASAVTHNDAARFERIAQTGGRAALTSREVEITMLTLSGFSTRAIAEKLDISFETVRAHKKHVYAKLNVKSQSELFSLFYEAV from the coding sequence ATGGCGCTCGAATGGAGCGATCTGGCGTTTCACCGCGAAATCGGCGCGGTCATCGAGGCGCTCGACGGACCACAGTTCTGGACCCGGCTCACCCGCACGCTCGAACGCCATGTCGCCTTCGAAAGCTGGGTCGCGCTGCGTTTCGAGCCGCGCGCCGCGCCGGCGGTCTGCGCCGAATCGCCGACGCCGGACGGCGCGGTGGACCTGATGTTCCGCGACTATCTCGCGGCGCTTTATCAACTCGACCCGTTCTACATCGATGCGTGCGAACGACCGGTGTCGGGTTTCGTCACGCTGGCCGACGTGGCGCCGGACAACTTCACGATGACCGACTACTACCAGCGGTATTTCCAGAAGAACATCGTCGGCGACGAGGTGCACTTCAACTGCCGGATCGACTCGCGGCAGACGTTCGCGTTCTCGCTGGGCTCGACGCGGCGCTTCAGCGACAGGGACTATGCGGTGCTGGCGGTCTGCGCGCCGTGGATCATCGCGTTGATGCGGCAACGCTGGCCGCACGAAACGTTCGATACGGCGCTGGCCGAGTCCGCGTCAGCAGTGACGCACAACGATGCCGCGCGCTTCGAGCGGATTGCGCAGACCGGCGGCCGCGCGGCGCTGACCTCGCGCGAGGTGGAGATCACGATGCTGACGCTCAGCGGATTTTCGACGCGGGCGATTGCGGAGAAGCTCGATATTTCGTTCGAGACGGTGCGGGCGCACAAGAAACACGTTTATGCGAAGCTCAACGTCAAATCGCAATCGGAGCTTTTTTCATTGTTCTATGAAGCGGTTTGA
- a CDS encoding SET domain-containing protein → MRRVTVRKSSVHGKGVFALQPLAAGERIFEYKGLVTTWNEAARYHSRRAEEGHTFLFGRSDGRVIDGGRGGNGARWLNHACVANCEAIEDGNRVFIEAIRDIGPGEELFIDYALEVPPKTDQATLDGYRCRCGSKKCRGTMLGRP, encoded by the coding sequence ATGAGACGCGTCACCGTCAGGAAATCCTCCGTGCATGGCAAGGGCGTGTTTGCACTGCAGCCGCTCGCCGCCGGCGAACGCATTTTCGAATACAAAGGGCTCGTCACCACGTGGAACGAGGCGGCTCGCTACCATTCGCGGCGCGCGGAGGAGGGGCATACGTTCCTGTTCGGGCGTTCGGACGGCCGGGTGATCGACGGCGGCCGCGGCGGCAACGGCGCGCGATGGCTCAATCACGCGTGCGTGGCGAACTGCGAGGCCATCGAGGACGGCAACCGCGTGTTCATCGAAGCGATCCGGGACATCGGACCCGGCGAGGAGCTTTTCATCGACTACGCGCTGGAAGTGCCGCCGAAGACGGATCAGGCGACGCTCGACGGATACCGCTGCCGCTGCGGCAGCAAAAAATGCCGCGGGACGATGCTTGGCCGACCCTAG
- a CDS encoding MFS transporter, protein MLLALKAFIVPVIVACAMFMEAVDANVIVTALPEMARTFGHDPVTLKVAVTSYVLGLGVFIPVCGWFADRFGARTIFRVAIGIFIAGSLLCAASTSLFTFTLARFVQGVGGAMMVPVGRIIIFRVVERSEYIRAMNYLSVPAMLGPAAGPLLGGFITTYLHWRLIFFINIPIGILGIWLTNRHIRNTHEPHPGPLDWTGFTLSAGGASLFMLGLSFLDGGLVPVRTAVWMAVSGALLLALYVGYAYRVPRPLLDLRFFRVPTFQASVLGGSLFRIGLGAVPFLLPLVLQEGHGMSAFESGLITCASAFGGMFMRTLASTVLRRFGFRNTLIYNAVLSGVAIAACGLFFPGTPTWLIWAVVLLGGFFPALQFTSLNSMTYAEIDSRDVGRATSLGSVVQQMSLGLGVTVAGIVLQITRTLNGHATLAWSDFWPAFVAVGLCPFASILVTRRLARNAGDDIARGRRVDTGATDASAKPEQG, encoded by the coding sequence ATGCTCCTTGCCCTGAAGGCTTTCATTGTCCCTGTGATCGTGGCCTGTGCGATGTTCATGGAGGCGGTGGACGCCAACGTGATCGTCACCGCGTTGCCCGAAATGGCGCGCACGTTCGGCCACGATCCCGTCACGCTGAAGGTCGCCGTCACGAGCTACGTGCTCGGGCTCGGCGTGTTCATTCCCGTATGCGGATGGTTTGCCGACCGTTTCGGCGCCCGCACGATATTCCGCGTCGCGATCGGCATCTTCATCGCCGGCTCGCTGCTGTGCGCCGCATCGACCTCGCTGTTCACGTTTACGCTCGCGCGGTTCGTGCAGGGCGTGGGCGGCGCGATGATGGTGCCGGTCGGGCGCATCATCATCTTCCGCGTCGTCGAACGCTCCGAGTACATCCGCGCGATGAACTACCTGAGCGTGCCGGCGATGCTCGGGCCGGCGGCCGGGCCGCTGCTCGGCGGCTTCATCACGACCTACCTGCACTGGCGCCTGATCTTCTTCATCAACATCCCGATCGGCATCCTCGGCATCTGGCTGACCAACCGCCACATCCGCAACACGCACGAGCCGCATCCGGGGCCGCTCGACTGGACCGGTTTCACGCTGTCGGCGGGCGGCGCGTCGCTGTTCATGCTGGGGTTGTCGTTCCTTGACGGCGGCCTCGTGCCGGTGCGCACCGCGGTCTGGATGGCGGTGTCGGGCGCGCTGCTGCTCGCGCTCTACGTCGGCTACGCGTATCGCGTGCCGCGGCCGCTGCTCGATCTGCGCTTCTTCCGCGTGCCGACCTTCCAGGCGAGCGTGCTCGGCGGCTCGCTGTTCCGCATCGGCCTCGGCGCGGTGCCGTTCCTGCTGCCGCTCGTGCTGCAGGAAGGCCATGGGATGAGCGCGTTCGAATCCGGGCTCATCACGTGCGCGTCGGCGTTCGGCGGCATGTTCATGCGCACGCTCGCCTCCACGGTGCTGCGCCGCTTCGGCTTTCGCAACACGCTGATCTACAACGCGGTGCTGTCGGGCGTGGCGATCGCCGCCTGCGGCCTGTTTTTCCCCGGCACGCCGACGTGGCTCATCTGGGCCGTCGTGCTGCTCGGCGGCTTTTTCCCCGCGCTGCAGTTCACGAGCCTCAACTCGATGACCTACGCGGAGATCGACAGCCGCGACGTGGGCCGCGCGACGAGCCTCGGCAGCGTCGTGCAGCAGATGTCGCTCGGCCTCGGCGTGACGGTGGCGGGGATCGTGCTGCAGATCACGCGGACGCTGAACGGCCACGCGACGCTCGCGTGGTCCGACTTCTGGCCGGCGTTCGTGGCGGTCGGCTTATGCCCGTTCGCGTCGATCCTGGTCACGCGGCGGCTGGCGCGCAATGCCGGCGACGACATCGCGCGCGGCCGGCGCGTCGACACCGGGGCGACGGACGCGAGTGCGAAGCCCGAACAGGGCTGA
- a CDS encoding glycoside hydrolase family protein, protein MAYDLASAGDMAAVSPNVSWWYNWSPTPNAGLPADYETRFGMEFIPMLWNGNFNDAQIVAYLSAHPSIKYLLVLNEPNLVDQANMTPSQAAALWPRYEAIAAQTGVKIVGPAMNWGTLPGYSDPIVWLDAFYADYEAANGGRAPRIDYLAMHWYDYGLAQQLDRLDKYGKQIWVTEFANWHGGSDGSQIDTLAAQQAQMQEMVTTCEMRPDVFRYAWFTGRENPDPHFTSLLGAEGQLTPLGTEYLKLTGS, encoded by the coding sequence ATGGCATACGATCTGGCGTCGGCAGGCGACATGGCCGCGGTGTCGCCGAACGTCAGCTGGTGGTACAACTGGAGTCCGACGCCGAACGCGGGGCTTCCCGCCGACTATGAAACCCGCTTCGGGATGGAATTCATCCCGATGCTGTGGAACGGCAACTTCAATGACGCGCAGATCGTTGCGTACCTGAGCGCCCATCCGTCGATCAAGTATCTGCTCGTGCTGAACGAGCCGAATCTTGTCGATCAGGCGAACATGACGCCGTCGCAGGCGGCGGCGTTATGGCCGCGCTACGAAGCCATCGCCGCGCAGACCGGCGTCAAGATCGTCGGCCCGGCGATGAACTGGGGGACGCTGCCCGGTTATTCCGATCCCATCGTCTGGCTCGACGCGTTTTATGCGGACTACGAGGCGGCCAACGGCGGCCGGGCTCCACGCATCGACTATCTCGCGATGCATTGGTACGACTACGGGCTCGCACAGCAGTTGGACCGTCTCGACAAATACGGCAAACAGATCTGGGTAACCGAATTCGCGAACTGGCATGGCGGCAGCGATGGTTCGCAGATCGATACGCTCGCGGCCCAGCAGGCGCAGATGCAGGAGATGGTGACAACCTGCGAAATGCGCCCGGACGTGTTTCGCTACGCGTGGTTCACCGGCCGCGAAAACCCGGACCCTCATTTCACGAGCCTGCTTGGGGCAGAGGGGCAATTGACTCCGCTGGGCACCGAATACCTGAAGCTGACGGGTTCCTGA
- a CDS encoding 2OG-Fe(II) oxygenase: MTSSTTAIDRLDWADLGEQLDREGYALLPRLLLPEHARQAGREAGMSNALRRVTLAVDDAGRGELFYFGGDLPAPWMAWRIAFYRHLAVIANRWSESLDADRRYPAELDAFVRLNREAGQTQPQSHLNRLLDGDYLALHQRADGEQVFPFQVVALLTEPGRDFHGGEFVMTEQRPRMQSRPMVLPLTLGDAAIISTAQRPVKGSAGYYRVNLKHAISRVRGGERIGVELSFHDAC; this comes from the coding sequence ATGACCTCATCGACCACCGCGATCGATCGCCTCGACTGGGCGGACCTCGGCGAGCAACTGGACCGCGAAGGCTACGCGCTGTTGCCGCGCCTGCTTTTGCCGGAGCACGCCCGCCAAGCTGGGCGCGAGGCGGGCATGTCGAATGCGCTGCGCCGCGTGACGCTTGCCGTGGACGACGCCGGACGCGGCGAACTGTTCTACTTCGGCGGCGACCTGCCCGCGCCGTGGATGGCATGGCGGATCGCGTTCTATCGTCATCTGGCCGTCATCGCAAATCGCTGGAGCGAAAGCCTCGACGCCGATCGTCGTTACCCGGCCGAACTGGACGCTTTCGTGCGGCTCAACCGGGAGGCGGGGCAGACCCAACCGCAGTCGCATCTGAACCGGCTGCTCGACGGCGACTATCTGGCGTTGCATCAACGCGCCGATGGCGAGCAGGTGTTTCCGTTTCAGGTCGTCGCGCTGTTGACCGAGCCCGGCCGCGACTTTCACGGCGGCGAGTTCGTGATGACCGAGCAGCGCCCGCGCATGCAGTCGCGTCCGATGGTGCTGCCGCTCACCCTCGGCGACGCGGCGATCATCAGCACCGCGCAGCGTCCGGTCAAGGGCAGCGCCGGTTATTACCGCGTGAATCTGAAGCATGCGATCAGCCGCGTGCGCGGCGGCGAGCGCATCGGCGTGGAGTTGTCGTTCCACGACGCGTGCTGA
- a CDS encoding methylated-DNA--[protein]-cysteine S-methyltransferase, with protein MKLFLSPLASPLGDMLLVTDERQQIRALDFADHRSRLHRGLREHDGSAAPADLTDGPAPAGIANAVARYFAGDLNALDALPTATAGTDLQRRVWAALRRIPVGSTTTYGKLAKALGFDDPRAAIDIGAANGANPVAIVVPCHRVIASNGELKGYAWGVHRKRWLLEHEKALAPKSGGPRNATLPGF; from the coding sequence ATGAAACTGTTCTTGAGCCCGTTGGCGTCGCCGCTCGGCGACATGCTGCTTGTCACGGACGAACGGCAGCAGATCAGGGCGCTCGATTTCGCGGATCACAGGTCGCGTCTGCATCGCGGTCTGCGCGAGCATGACGGCAGCGCCGCGCCGGCGGACCTGACCGATGGACCCGCGCCCGCTGGCATCGCGAATGCCGTTGCCCGCTACTTCGCGGGCGATCTGAACGCGCTGGATGCGTTGCCGACCGCGACGGCCGGCACCGATCTGCAACGGCGCGTGTGGGCCGCATTGCGCCGCATCCCGGTCGGCAGCACGACGACCTACGGCAAGCTCGCGAAGGCACTCGGCTTCGACGACCCGCGCGCGGCGATCGACATCGGCGCGGCCAACGGCGCGAATCCGGTCGCGATCGTCGTGCCGTGCCATCGCGTGATCGCGAGCAACGGCGAACTCAAGGGTTATGCGTGGGGCGTGCACCGCAAACGCTGGCTGCTCGAACACGAGAAGGCGCTCGCGCCGAAATCCGGCGGCCCGCGAAACGCGACCCTTCCGGGCTTCTGA
- a CDS encoding 2OG-Fe(II) oxygenase, with translation MKIHAANVADTKPATKADAFDWVSVEQSLDARGNAILPSLLDADQCRSLAAMYGSEHGYRSRIVMARHGFGRGEYKYFAYPLPPLLDRLRHALYPHLAPIANRWNRLLRIDVQYPPDLDTFLGRCRAAGQTRPTPLILQYGEGDYNCLHQDLYGEHVFPLQVAILLSEPGDDFAGGEFVMTETASNGQHADVVALRRGDAVVFTVNHRPAAAKRGGVRKVAMRHGVSVVRRGKRHTVGLIFHDSR, from the coding sequence ATGAAAATCCATGCCGCGAACGTGGCCGACACGAAACCCGCCACGAAGGCCGACGCATTCGACTGGGTTAGTGTCGAGCAGTCGCTCGACGCTCGCGGCAACGCGATATTGCCCAGCCTGCTGGATGCGGATCAATGTCGAAGCCTGGCAGCGATGTACGGCAGCGAGCACGGTTATCGCAGCCGGATCGTGATGGCCCGCCACGGCTTCGGACGCGGCGAGTACAAGTATTTCGCGTATCCGCTGCCGCCGCTGCTCGACCGGCTGCGTCACGCGCTGTATCCGCATCTCGCGCCGATCGCCAATCGATGGAACCGGCTGTTGCGCATCGACGTGCAGTATCCGCCCGATCTCGACACGTTTCTCGGCCGGTGCCGCGCGGCGGGACAGACGCGGCCGACGCCGCTGATCCTTCAGTATGGCGAAGGCGACTACAACTGCCTGCATCAGGATCTCTACGGCGAGCATGTTTTTCCGTTGCAGGTGGCGATCCTGTTGTCGGAGCCCGGCGACGACTTCGCGGGAGGCGAGTTCGTGATGACGGAGACCGCGTCGAACGGGCAGCATGCCGACGTCGTCGCGTTGCGCCGGGGCGATGCGGTCGTGTTCACCGTCAATCATCGTCCGGCGGCGGCGAAGCGCGGCGGCGTCCGGAAGGTGGCGATGCGCCATGGCGTCAGCGTCGTGCGGCGCGGGAAACGCCACACCGTCGGGTTGATTTTTCACGATTCGCGTTGA
- a CDS encoding MGMT family protein: protein MKTRSFSAFKYPYRAPGRGVEGPISGYRWDVDRKRALLVEERA from the coding sequence ATGAAAACCCGTTCGTTCTCCGCGTTCAAATACCCCTACCGTGCGCCCGGCCGCGGCGTCGAAGGTCCGATCTCCGGCTATCGCTGGGACGTTGATCGCAAGCGCGCGCTGCTCGTGGAGGAGCGCGCGTGA